From the Ruminiclostridium josui JCM 17888 genome, one window contains:
- a CDS encoding glycoside hydrolase family 9 protein, with protein sequence MNWKNLIISLTLAGSLIFTMSSCTSKPVSSDVSEKTIEVEENMSKNLKIENELSDEIHIDQLGYKTLAKKIAVIKGQYKKFQVINSKTGVAVLTGDLTGNLKDESSGDTVCYADFSKITVPGKYFMSISGLGKSYDFLIDDSVYTKINDAMQKALYYQRCGMALTTEYAGEYSHADCHKALSKLYSDETKKIDVSGGWHDAGDYGKYVVPASVTAAGLLLAYEFYPQAFTDATRIPESGNGIPDILDEAKYGIQWILKMQDSESGGVYHKVTSRGFPEITTMPDKDVDDQLVMPISTTATADFAAVTAMASRIYMTIDPAFAQNCLQASKKAWEWLENNKNFVEFKNPSDVATGEYGDSSGKDEKAWAAAELFRATGNEKYNKYFVDNYQVEGFGLGWQNVSGFAAIAYLFSDVSGTDQEKVDEIKKSWLAKADMFTSTGQKDGYLVAMHKMEYNWGSNMNVATHAMHLLIADRLKVDEKYTQTAEECIHYLLGRNTLNQSYITGFGSKQVTKPHHRPSAADFALKPVPGLLVGGPNSALEDDVAKSKLSGKSPAECYIDDVNSFSTNEVATYWNSSAIFILGYLNSNK encoded by the coding sequence ATGAACTGGAAAAATTTAATTATAAGTCTTACTCTGGCAGGCAGTTTAATTTTCACCATGAGTTCCTGTACTTCAAAGCCTGTAAGCAGCGATGTTTCAGAAAAAACTATAGAAGTAGAGGAGAATATGTCTAAGAATTTGAAAATTGAAAATGAACTAAGTGATGAAATCCACATAGACCAGTTGGGCTACAAGACACTTGCAAAAAAAATAGCTGTAATTAAGGGGCAATATAAAAAGTTTCAGGTGATTAACAGTAAAACAGGTGTGGCAGTTTTAACAGGAGATTTGACAGGTAATCTAAAAGATGAATCCAGTGGAGATACTGTATGTTATGCAGACTTTAGTAAAATTACAGTACCCGGTAAGTACTTTATGTCCATATCTGGATTAGGTAAATCTTACGATTTTTTAATAGATGACAGTGTATATACAAAGATTAACGATGCAATGCAAAAAGCGCTATATTATCAACGGTGTGGAATGGCTTTGACAACCGAATATGCAGGCGAATACAGTCATGCAGATTGCCATAAAGCTTTATCCAAATTATATAGCGATGAGACGAAAAAGATTGATGTAAGCGGAGGCTGGCATGATGCAGGAGATTACGGAAAATACGTTGTACCTGCATCTGTTACAGCAGCAGGCTTACTTTTGGCATATGAATTTTATCCACAAGCTTTTACAGATGCAACACGTATTCCTGAAAGCGGAAATGGGATACCTGATATTCTTGATGAAGCAAAATATGGAATACAATGGATTCTAAAAATGCAGGACAGCGAGTCAGGGGGAGTATATCACAAGGTTACTTCAAGGGGATTTCCCGAAATAACAACAATGCCTGACAAAGATGTTGACGATCAGCTTGTAATGCCTATATCCACTACTGCTACTGCGGATTTTGCAGCAGTTACGGCAATGGCTTCAAGAATATATATGACTATAGATCCGGCATTTGCTCAAAACTGTCTGCAAGCATCCAAAAAAGCCTGGGAATGGCTTGAGAATAACAAGAATTTCGTGGAGTTCAAGAACCCATCGGATGTTGCAACTGGCGAGTATGGAGACAGCTCGGGAAAAGATGAGAAGGCCTGGGCAGCAGCAGAGCTTTTCAGAGCCACAGGAAATGAGAAGTACAATAAATATTTTGTAGACAATTATCAAGTTGAAGGCTTTGGACTTGGATGGCAGAATGTAAGCGGATTTGCTGCAATTGCATATCTGTTCTCAGATGTATCTGGAACAGATCAGGAAAAAGTGGATGAAATCAAAAAGTCGTGGTTGGCCAAAGCTGATATGTTTACTTCTACAGGGCAAAAAGACGGATATCTGGTTGCAATGCACAAAATGGAGTATAACTGGGGAAGTAACATGAATGTTGCAACACACGCTATGCATCTGCTTATAGCCGACAGGCTCAAGGTAGATGAAAAATATACCCAGACAGCCGAAGAGTGCATACATTATCTGCTGGGTAGGAATACACTTAACCAGAGCTATATAACAGGTTTTGGCTCAAAACAGGTTACTAAGCCCCATCATAGACCGTCGGCAGCAGACTTTGCATTAAAACCAGTTCCAGGACTACTGGTAGGAGGGCCGAATTCGGCTTTAGAGGACGATGTAGCAAAAAGTAAACTCTCAGGTAAATCCCCTGCAGAGTGCTATATTGATGATGTTAATTCCTTTTCAACAAACGAGGTTGCTACCTACTGGAATTCATCTGCAATTTTTATTTTAGGGTATTTAAACTCAAACAAATGA
- a CDS encoding flavin reductase family protein, which yields MAKQVWKPSTMLNPVPVVMVSCTDSEGKPNIITLAWTGTINSDPPMVSISVRKERYSYELIKEKGEFVINLPTKKLAFATDYCGVKSGRDIDKFEAMGLTAEAASKVQVPLIKECPLNIECVVKQSIELGSHVLFLAEIVATNVEESLLDEKGKLDLKKADLICYSHGEYYPLGNSLGYFGYSVTKRKNLKRNQK from the coding sequence TTGGCAAAACAAGTTTGGAAACCATCTACAATGTTAAATCCTGTACCGGTGGTAATGGTATCATGTACCGATAGTGAAGGAAAGCCCAATATAATCACTCTTGCCTGGACTGGGACAATCAATTCTGACCCTCCTATGGTTTCAATATCAGTAAGAAAAGAAAGGTATTCCTATGAACTTATAAAAGAAAAAGGTGAATTTGTAATTAATCTTCCCACAAAAAAGTTGGCTTTCGCAACTGATTACTGTGGTGTAAAATCAGGTAGAGATATAGACAAATTTGAGGCAATGGGATTAACGGCTGAAGCTGCTTCAAAAGTGCAAGTTCCACTTATAAAGGAATGTCCTTTGAATATTGAGTGTGTAGTGAAACAGTCAATAGAGCTGGGTTCACATGTATTGTTTTTGGCTGAAATCGTAGCTACAAATGTTGAAGAATCTTTGTTGGATGAAAAGGGTAAGTTGGACTTAAAGAAAGCAGATTTGATTTGCTATTCACATGGCGAGTATTATCCTCTGGGGAATTCGTTGGGTTACTTTGGATACTCTGTAACTAAAAGGAAAAATCTTAAGAGGAATCAGAAATAA
- the pflB gene encoding formate C-acetyltransferase: protein MNLNISDFKPGKWQNSIDVQNFIQTNYTPYDGDESFLCGASSKTKQLWETCKSLLVEEHLNGGILDIDTDTVSSITSHKPGYIEEKYEVIKGLQTDAPLKRAFLAKTGYRMAKQACQQFNTSPAPDIDKIFSKNIKTHNDGVFSAYTDEMRKARRCGVITGLPDAYGRGRIIGDYRRVALYGTDILIEQKQKDLDSLKGTMTDGVIRLREELHDQIAALNDLVTLGNSYGFNLKRPANNAFEAIQWTYLAFLGALKETNGAANSLGRLNVFFDIFIERDINNGTLTEADAQELIDQFVIKLRFIRHLRTKEYNELFAGDPVWLTESLGGISSDGRHMVSKTSYRFLQTLNNLGAAPEPNLTILWSVKLPENFKRFCAKISISTSAIQYENDDIMQPQYGDDYGISCCVSAMRLGKDMQFFGARCNLAKLLLLSLNGGRDEISGDQVAPEIKPYEGEYLEYNEVMKNFRELQSWLTGLYVNTMNIIHYMHDKYAYERLMMALHDTDVNRLMAFGISGLSVLVDSLSAIKHTRVKVIRDERGIITDFELEGSYPQYGNNDDRVDSIAKEVVTGFYESLKTHPTYRNARHTLSILTITSNVVYGKKTGSTPDGRKKGEPFAPGANPMHNRDKSGILAMMNSVAKIPYSVCNDGISLTLSVIPNALGKEMDTKISNLFALIDGYVMSGGHHINVNVLDKETLENAMKEPMKYNQLTVRVSGYAVHFIKLTKAQQLEVISRTFHEAM, encoded by the coding sequence ATGAACTTAAACATTTCTGATTTTAAACCTGGTAAATGGCAGAATTCTATCGACGTACAGAACTTTATTCAGACTAACTACACTCCATATGATGGTGATGAAAGCTTTCTTTGTGGTGCCAGTTCTAAAACCAAACAACTGTGGGAAACCTGTAAAAGTCTTTTGGTTGAAGAACATTTAAACGGTGGAATACTTGATATCGACACAGATACCGTATCTAGTATAACAAGTCACAAGCCCGGCTATATAGAAGAAAAATATGAAGTAATAAAAGGACTTCAGACAGATGCACCTCTAAAAAGAGCTTTTCTTGCTAAAACCGGCTATAGAATGGCTAAACAGGCCTGCCAGCAATTTAACACTTCGCCGGCACCTGACATTGATAAAATTTTTAGTAAAAACATAAAAACACATAATGACGGTGTTTTCAGTGCGTACACAGATGAAATGCGTAAGGCCAGAAGATGCGGAGTTATAACGGGTCTACCAGATGCATACGGCAGAGGCCGTATAATAGGCGATTACAGAAGAGTTGCCCTGTACGGTACTGACATTTTAATAGAGCAAAAACAAAAAGATCTGGATAGTCTAAAAGGCACCATGACTGACGGCGTTATAAGGCTTAGAGAAGAACTTCACGATCAGATTGCAGCACTTAACGATTTGGTCACTCTTGGAAATTCTTATGGTTTTAACCTTAAACGTCCTGCAAATAATGCCTTTGAAGCTATTCAATGGACATATCTAGCATTTTTAGGTGCCTTAAAAGAAACAAACGGAGCTGCCAATTCTTTAGGCAGGCTTAATGTATTTTTTGATATATTTATTGAACGAGATATAAATAACGGAACCCTTACAGAAGCAGACGCTCAAGAACTGATTGACCAATTTGTAATAAAACTTAGATTTATTAGACATTTGCGTACTAAGGAGTACAACGAACTTTTTGCAGGAGACCCTGTTTGGTTGACAGAATCCCTTGGGGGAATCAGCAGTGACGGAAGACATATGGTTTCTAAGACCTCCTATAGGTTCCTTCAAACATTGAATAATCTTGGAGCTGCACCTGAACCAAACCTTACGATTCTATGGTCAGTAAAGTTGCCTGAAAATTTCAAGAGATTTTGTGCCAAAATATCTATTTCAACAAGTGCCATCCAGTATGAAAACGATGATATTATGCAACCTCAATATGGCGATGATTACGGTATTTCCTGCTGTGTATCTGCTATGCGTCTTGGAAAGGATATGCAGTTCTTCGGTGCAAGATGCAATCTTGCAAAGCTACTATTATTATCCCTAAATGGAGGCCGTGATGAAATAAGCGGTGATCAGGTTGCACCTGAAATAAAGCCATATGAAGGCGAATATTTGGAATATAATGAGGTTATGAAGAACTTCCGAGAGCTTCAGAGTTGGCTGACTGGTTTATATGTTAATACCATGAACATTATACATTATATGCACGATAAATACGCATACGAGCGCCTCATGATGGCTCTTCATGACACAGACGTCAACAGGCTTATGGCCTTCGGTATTTCCGGATTATCAGTGCTTGTGGACTCTTTGAGTGCCATTAAGCACACCCGTGTTAAAGTAATAAGGGATGAACGTGGTATTATTACTGACTTTGAGCTAGAAGGAAGTTATCCTCAATACGGAAACAATGATGATAGAGTTGACAGCATTGCAAAAGAGGTTGTTACAGGGTTCTACGAAAGTCTGAAAACTCATCCTACATACCGCAATGCAAGGCATACTTTGTCAATCCTTACCATAACTTCAAACGTTGTGTACGGCAAAAAAACAGGCTCCACTCCTGACGGACGTAAAAAAGGAGAACCTTTTGCCCCCGGTGCAAACCCAATGCACAATAGAGATAAGTCCGGGATACTTGCTATGATGAATTCAGTGGCAAAGATACCTTATAGTGTGTGCAACGACGGAATATCCCTTACTCTGTCAGTTATCCCAAATGCTTTGGGTAAGGAAATGGATACTAAAATTTCAAATCTTTTTGCACTGATTGACGGTTATGTTATGAGCGGAGGCCACCATATAAATGTCAACGTACTTGATAAAGAAACTCTTGAAAATGCCATGAAGGAGCCTATGAAATATAATCAGCTTACAGTTCGTGTTTCAGGTTATGCGGTACATTTTATAAAACTCACAAAAGCACAGCAATTAGAAGTAATCTCAAGGACATTTCATGAAGCAATGTAA
- a CDS encoding 6-phosphofructokinase, protein MTVLKGAAIFGQSGGPTSVINASACGVFQEALKQDAITAVYGAAHGIKGILDEKFYDMSKEDAYELDLLKTTPSSALGSVRYKLKSADEDETDYKRLLEVFKKYNIRYFFYNGGNDSMDTCNKVSKYMQKVGYECRVMGVPKTIDNDLYGTDHCPGFSSAAKYIATSTMEVYHDARVYNTGMITILEVMGRNAGWLTAATALAAYKGAGPDLIYLPEIDFDMDQFLADCTRIYKENGNCIVAVSEGIKDKNGKYISEYGSDLAQQKDSFGHAQLGGLAATLAAIVKEKTGAKVRGIEFSLLQRCAAHCGSARDVEESYLSGQMAVKYAVEGMTDKMVGFKRAEGSEYKCEIQLLDLNDVANTEKKIPREWINEAGNGLKQEFIDYALPLIQGESTPPKEDGLPRFAKLKKVLATK, encoded by the coding sequence ATGACTGTTTTAAAAGGCGCCGCTATTTTTGGACAATCAGGTGGACCAACATCAGTAATTAATGCCAGTGCTTGCGGAGTATTCCAAGAAGCATTAAAGCAAGATGCAATAACAGCTGTATATGGTGCAGCTCACGGAATCAAAGGTATTCTTGATGAAAAATTCTATGACATGAGCAAGGAAGATGCTTATGAACTTGACTTATTAAAGACTACTCCTTCTTCAGCTCTCGGTTCTGTTCGTTACAAGCTTAAATCAGCAGACGAAGATGAAACCGATTATAAGAGACTTCTTGAAGTTTTCAAGAAATATAATATCAGATATTTCTTCTATAACGGCGGAAATGATTCAATGGATACTTGTAACAAGGTAAGTAAGTACATGCAGAAAGTTGGCTATGAATGTAGAGTAATGGGTGTTCCAAAGACTATAGACAATGACCTTTATGGAACAGACCACTGCCCTGGATTTTCAAGTGCCGCTAAGTACATCGCTACATCAACTATGGAAGTTTATCATGACGCAAGAGTATACAATACAGGTATGATTACAATACTTGAAGTTATGGGAAGAAACGCAGGATGGTTGACAGCTGCAACTGCTCTTGCTGCATATAAAGGTGCAGGTCCTGACTTAATATACCTCCCTGAAATCGATTTTGATATGGATCAATTCCTTGCTGACTGTACAAGAATCTACAAGGAAAACGGCAACTGTATCGTAGCAGTTTCAGAGGGTATAAAGGACAAAAACGGCAAATACATTTCTGAATACGGCTCAGACCTTGCTCAACAGAAAGATTCTTTCGGACATGCTCAGTTAGGCGGTCTTGCTGCTACTCTGGCTGCAATCGTTAAGGAAAAGACCGGAGCAAAGGTTCGTGGAATCGAATTCAGCCTTCTCCAAAGATGTGCTGCTCACTGCGGTTCTGCTAGAGACGTAGAAGAATCCTACTTGTCAGGTCAAATGGCTGTAAAATATGCTGTTGAAGGAATGACTGATAAGATGGTTGGCTTCAAGAGAGCTGAAGGAAGCGAATACAAATGTGAAATTCAGTTACTTGATTTGAACGATGTTGCAAATACTGAAAAGAAGATTCCTAGAGAGTGGATTAACGAAGCAGGAAATGGCTTAAAGCAAGAATTCATTGACTATGCTTTACCGTTAATTCAAGGTGAATCAACTCCACCTAAGGAAGACGGTCTTCCTAGATTTGCAAAGCTAAAAAAAGTTCTTGCAACTAAATAA
- the fba gene encoding class II fructose-1,6-bisphosphate aldolase, whose product MPLVTSAEMFKKAYEGGYAIGAFNVNNMEIVQGITEAAKEVNAPLILQVSAGARKYANHTYLMKLVEAAIIETGLPICLHLDHGDSFELCKSCIDGGFTSVMIDGSHHSFEDNIALTKQVVDYAHARGVVVEAELGRLAGIEDAVNVSEADAAFTNPAEVEEFVSRTGVDSLAIAIGTSHGAYKFKPGTKPQLRFDILEEVSKRLPNFPIVLHGASSVIPEFVDMINGNGGKMPDAIGIPEDMLRQAAKMAVCKINIDSDLRLAMTGSIRKYFNEHPDHFDPRQYLKPAREAIKGLVKNKIVNVLGCDGKA is encoded by the coding sequence ATGCCATTAGTAACTTCTGCCGAAATGTTTAAAAAAGCGTATGAAGGCGGCTATGCAATAGGAGCTTTCAATGTTAATAACATGGAAATTGTTCAAGGAATAACTGAAGCAGCAAAAGAAGTAAATGCTCCTCTTATTCTTCAAGTATCTGCCGGAGCAAGAAAGTATGCAAACCATACTTATCTTATGAAATTAGTTGAGGCTGCTATTATTGAAACAGGTTTGCCAATCTGTTTGCACCTTGACCACGGTGATAGTTTCGAACTTTGTAAATCATGTATCGATGGCGGATTCACTTCCGTTATGATAGACGGTTCACATCATTCATTTGAAGATAACATAGCTCTTACAAAGCAGGTTGTTGATTACGCTCATGCAAGAGGAGTTGTTGTTGAAGCTGAACTTGGTAGACTTGCAGGTATTGAAGATGCAGTTAACGTATCAGAGGCTGATGCAGCATTCACAAACCCTGCTGAAGTTGAAGAATTCGTTTCAAGGACTGGTGTTGATTCATTGGCAATTGCAATTGGTACAAGCCATGGTGCATACAAATTCAAGCCAGGAACAAAGCCACAGTTAAGGTTTGACATATTGGAAGAAGTTTCAAAGAGACTTCCTAACTTCCCAATAGTTCTCCATGGTGCATCATCTGTTATTCCTGAATTTGTTGACATGATAAATGGCAACGGAGGAAAAATGCCTGATGCAATAGGTATTCCTGAAGATATGTTACGTCAGGCTGCTAAGATGGCAGTTTGTAAGATCAATATCGATTCTGACTTAAGACTTGCTATGACTGGTTCAATCAGAAAGTACTTCAATGAACATCCTGATCATTTCGACCCAAGACAATATTTAAAGCCAGCTAGAGAGGCTATAAAGGGTCTTGTAAAGAACAAGATAGTTAACGTTCTTGGATGCGACGGTAAAGCTTAA
- a CDS encoding family 10 glycosylhydrolase, with protein sequence MNKKIGIVCILLVFMAILPIAGYRLLADKNFEGNVSNAQTITKNEDLRGVWIASVSNIDFPSKPGISSENQKKELDEIVKNTKYMGLNAIFFQVRPTGDALYKSSIFPWSKYLTGKQGKANDNGFDPLAYIIQQAHKEGIQVHAWINPLRLSMGTASKPDKDVNVLSADHPARKIPEAVVAAPTGQLYLDPGNPAAIKLITDGVAEIVKKYDVDGIHFDDYFYPSKSDSNGVDFNDSATYKKYKGSFNNKDDWRRNNINTLVKSTYDTVKSIKQSVQFGISPFAIWSNKDRNVEGSNTQGGISTYYDHYADSKKWVKEGYIDYIAPQIYWNIGFKVADYTVLVNWWKEVCRDTNVKLYVGHAAYKINDTSQSNDWLDPLQIPKQIEYNRKSNAVDGSIFYGYSKLKDNTLGIKDKLRGIFVYDRDPGSAVPEDRQLYIASPSNGYKTSASKVSILGGGDPKQPIYLNGKKIEITNNGYFTIYTDLKVGENKLVFTHKGKETVLKITRNSSTNSSTYKMSKVEFRSGYFSPTQSMTMQTGQKITFSCQAPAGSKVWVEIGGYKTELKQTATVDENKGTLTPAKYSGTFTMPQVSGKERIKSLGKPVFVMEYKGKKITSKQSNTISIQSSKYYKYAVASTKDAEAVARSGPSTDYSRITPLINGATDYIVGQQNDFYLLKSGVWTAASNVKVINDKALSANKISAVTLKSNGSYTDISFKMPVNAVFGVEADSKTLKLTIYNTSGMNVSKSIPSGAPFSAVKYKAVNGGAQYTFELKSTNNYFGYYAEYKNGSLVFSIKNAPKISGSGSKPLTGLKVVLDAGHGGSESGATGPMGKYGLYEKHINLAITLNARKYLQSLGATVIMTRTSDKTVSLNDRASIIRKEKPDIAVSIHNNSMDVTADYTKHTGLLVLYSKDSSKAAAGYIKDQLVTDLKRRDDGYRWQSLSVCTVTQSPAILIEGGFMSNPAEYEWLADYNNQVKIGNSIGKAIEKWAYTNAR encoded by the coding sequence ATGAATAAAAAAATTGGGATAGTATGTATTTTGCTGGTGTTTATGGCGATTCTGCCAATCGCCGGATATAGACTATTGGCAGATAAAAATTTCGAAGGAAATGTCTCAAATGCACAGACTATAACAAAAAATGAGGATTTACGAGGGGTATGGATTGCATCAGTGTCTAATATAGATTTTCCTTCGAAGCCTGGTATCAGTTCAGAAAATCAGAAAAAGGAACTGGATGAAATAGTGAAAAATACCAAATATATGGGGCTCAATGCTATCTTTTTTCAAGTAAGACCCACGGGAGATGCTCTTTATAAATCATCAATTTTTCCATGGTCAAAATACTTGACGGGAAAACAAGGGAAAGCTAACGATAATGGTTTTGACCCTTTGGCATATATAATTCAACAGGCTCATAAAGAAGGAATACAGGTTCATGCCTGGATTAATCCTCTCAGACTATCAATGGGAACAGCATCTAAACCTGACAAGGACGTAAATGTACTTTCAGCAGATCATCCTGCCAGAAAAATACCTGAGGCAGTTGTTGCGGCTCCAACAGGACAGTTGTATCTTGATCCTGGTAATCCGGCTGCCATAAAACTGATAACAGACGGAGTAGCTGAAATAGTAAAAAAATATGATGTAGATGGTATACATTTTGATGACTATTTTTATCCGTCTAAATCAGATAGCAATGGTGTTGATTTTAACGACTCGGCTACTTATAAGAAATATAAGGGTAGTTTTAACAACAAGGATGATTGGAGACGTAATAACATAAATACACTTGTTAAAAGTACCTACGATACTGTAAAAAGTATAAAGCAATCGGTTCAGTTTGGTATAAGTCCATTTGCAATATGGTCAAACAAAGACAGAAACGTAGAGGGCTCAAATACACAAGGTGGTATATCAACATATTATGACCACTATGCGGATTCTAAAAAGTGGGTAAAGGAAGGATATATTGATTACATAGCACCTCAGATTTATTGGAATATAGGCTTCAAGGTAGCAGATTATACTGTATTGGTAAACTGGTGGAAAGAAGTTTGCAGGGATACAAACGTGAAACTATATGTGGGCCATGCTGCATATAAAATAAATGATACATCACAATCAAATGACTGGCTTGACCCATTGCAAATTCCAAAGCAAATTGAATACAACAGGAAAAGCAATGCTGTAGACGGAAGTATATTCTATGGTTATTCAAAGTTGAAAGACAATACACTTGGTATAAAAGACAAACTCAGAGGGATATTTGTATACGACAGAGACCCTGGAAGTGCCGTACCTGAGGATAGACAGCTTTATATAGCTTCTCCGTCCAACGGTTATAAAACTTCAGCATCCAAAGTAAGTATTTTGGGGGGCGGTGACCCAAAACAACCTATATATCTTAACGGTAAGAAAATTGAGATAACGAATAACGGTTACTTTACAATATATACCGATTTGAAAGTAGGGGAAAACAAACTTGTATTCACCCACAAGGGTAAGGAAACGGTATTAAAGATAACTCGCAATAGTAGCACAAACTCAAGTACTTACAAAATGTCAAAGGTTGAGTTCAGAAGTGGTTATTTTTCTCCTACCCAGAGTATGACTATGCAGACAGGTCAAAAGATTACTTTTTCCTGTCAGGCTCCTGCGGGTTCTAAGGTTTGGGTTGAAATCGGAGGATATAAGACAGAGTTGAAACAGACAGCCACAGTTGATGAAAACAAAGGAACACTAACACCTGCTAAATACTCAGGAACATTTACAATGCCACAGGTTTCAGGTAAAGAAAGGATTAAAAGTCTTGGAAAACCTGTTTTTGTAATGGAATACAAAGGCAAAAAAATAACCTCAAAGCAAAGCAATACAATAAGTATACAATCATCAAAATACTACAAATATGCTGTTGCTAGTACAAAGGACGCAGAAGCTGTAGCACGTTCAGGTCCGTCTACGGATTATTCAAGAATCACACCTTTGATAAACGGTGCCACAGACTATATAGTAGGTCAGCAGAACGATTTTTACTTGTTAAAGAGCGGAGTGTGGACAGCTGCAAGCAATGTAAAGGTTATAAACGATAAGGCACTTTCAGCCAACAAAATTTCAGCTGTAACCTTAAAGTCAAACGGGAGCTATACGGATATTAGCTTTAAAATGCCTGTCAATGCAGTGTTTGGAGTTGAGGCGGATTCAAAAACTCTCAAATTGACCATATATAATACATCAGGTATGAATGTTAGTAAATCAATACCATCAGGTGCTCCATTCTCTGCAGTTAAGTATAAAGCTGTTAACGGCGGAGCGCAGTATACTTTTGAGTTGAAATCAACCAACAATTATTTTGGCTATTATGCTGAATATAAAAATGGCTCACTTGTATTTTCCATTAAAAATGCACCAAAGATTTCTGGGAGTGGTTCAAAGCCACTGACTGGTTTAAAGGTAGTCCTTGATGCAGGGCATGGAGGCTCTGAATCAGGTGCAACGGGGCCAATGGGGAAATACGGACTCTATGAAAAACATATAAATCTGGCAATAACTTTAAATGCAAGAAAGTATCTGCAATCACTTGGAGCAACGGTTATTATGACAAGGACTTCCGATAAAACTGTCAGCCTTAATGATAGAGCTAGCATTATAAGAAAGGAAAAACCAGATATTGCAGTTTCAATCCATAATAATTCAATGGATGTGACTGCTGACTATACTAAGCACACAGGGTTACTGGTACTATACTCTAAAGATAGCTCAAAAGCAGCAGCAGGCTATATCAAAGACCAATTGGTGACAGACCTAAAGAGGAGGGATGATGGCTACAGGTGGCAAAGCCTTTCAGTGTGTACTGTTACCCAATCACCAGCAATTCTTATTGAGGGAGGATTTATGTCAAATCCGGCTGAGTATGAGTGGCTGGCAGATTATAATAATCAGGTTAAGATAGGTAACTCTATTGGTAAAGCCATTGAAAAATGGGCGTATACAAATGCAAGATAA
- a CDS encoding acyl-CoA dehydratase activase-related protein: MKSVGIPKGLYYYKYSTLWEAFFRNLGVDVIVSDTTNKKILTNGSNKCVSEACIPIKAYFGHVMELIGKVDYLFMPRFTSIARKQYICPEVCGVTDMIRNSVKDLPEIIDTEINLRESPKNSWHAALYTGEFLTSDRKKISSAYKEALNEYKSKRRALKFADTEIGAFPEKNKLTIAVLGHSYTVYDTFLNMELTKKLNKFGANVVTLDMLDYMVSKDSCKDLDKQFFWDYGTRAYGGTIQLIKSGRIDGILALTSFGCGVDSFVDELVENKIRKESDIPFMKLVLDEHSAEAGFLTRLEAFIDMIVRRRNNDFYISTSGKHLYNC; the protein is encoded by the coding sequence ATGAAAAGTGTGGGTATACCAAAAGGACTATATTATTACAAATATTCGACACTATGGGAAGCCTTTTTTAGAAATCTTGGTGTAGATGTAATAGTTTCTGATACTACCAATAAAAAAATACTTACAAATGGTTCCAATAAATGTGTTTCAGAAGCATGTATACCTATTAAGGCGTATTTTGGTCACGTAATGGAATTGATAGGTAAAGTTGATTATTTATTTATGCCGAGATTTACAAGTATTGCTAGAAAACAATATATATGCCCTGAAGTTTGTGGTGTAACTGATATGATACGTAATTCCGTTAAAGACCTTCCGGAAATAATTGATACTGAAATAAACTTAAGGGAATCTCCTAAAAATTCATGGCATGCGGCCCTTTATACTGGAGAGTTTTTGACGAGTGACAGGAAGAAAATAAGCAGTGCTTACAAAGAAGCTTTAAATGAGTATAAGAGCAAGCGAAGAGCATTGAAATTTGCTGATACAGAGATTGGTGCATTTCCTGAAAAGAATAAATTGACTATTGCAGTATTAGGTCATAGCTACACTGTTTATGATACATTTCTCAATATGGAACTTACGAAAAAACTAAATAAATTCGGTGCAAATGTGGTGACACTTGATATGCTGGATTATATGGTATCAAAGGATAGTTGTAAGGATTTGGATAAACAGTTCTTCTGGGATTACGGCACAAGGGCATATGGAGGCACTATACAGCTTATTAAGAGTGGCAGAATAGACGGTATTCTGGCGCTTACATCTTTTGGCTGCGGTGTAGACAGCTTTGTAGACGAACTTGTAGAAAATAAGATAAGGAAGGAAAGCGATATACCGTTTATGAAGCTGGTACTGGACGAACATTCTGCAGAAGCCGGATTTTTAACCAGACTCGAGGCATTTATTGATATGATTGTAAGGAGGCGTAATAATGATTTTTACATTTCCACATCTGGGAAACACTTATATAATTGCTAA